CCACCTTGATGGGCCCCGGCAGACGATCAGCGCCCAGCAGGCCGGAGAGCACCTGCCAGACGATCAGAAACCCACCGATGCAGAGCAGGTAAGGGAGGATTGTGGTGAGAAGGGTGGAACGGCGTTGGCCTTGGCGCTGGCGAGAGCGCCGCCTGCCGTTCACAGCGGTGAGGGTCATGAAGGGTGGGGGTGATCAATAGCGAGGGACAGTCGCTCAGGCCAGAGCTTTGATCTTGAGGGCGTCGAGATAAGCCTTGGGATCTTCAGGATCGAAGACCACACCATCAAAGAACGTTTCCTTGCCGCGGGAATCGGAGGCGGGAATGGAGGCTTCCTGGCCGATCGCCTTGGCGGCCTCCTTCCAGAGGTCGGCGCGGTTCACCTTGTCCACCAACGCATCGATATCCGTAGAGGCGGGCAGATACCCCCAGCGCATGTCCTCGGTCACGAACCACTTCTCGTGGCTCTTGTAGGGGAAGGAGGCACTGTCAGCCCAGAAGCGCATCTTGTAGGGGCTGTCCTTCACCACCCGGCCATCGCCGTAATCCACATTGCCGGCCAGGCGGGGCTTGATGTCGTTGACGGTGGCCTTGATGTATTTATCTTTGGCGAGGATGGTGCACATCTCGTCAAGATTGGCGGGATCATCACACCACATCTGAGCTTCCAGCACGCCCTTCAGCAGGGCCAGAGTGGCCTTGGGGTTCTGCTCCACCCAATCGGCTCGCATGGAGAAAGCCTTCTCCGGATGGAGCTTCCACAGTTCACCGGTCTGGGCCACGGTGTAGCCCAGCTTCTTGTTGACCAGGCGCCCATTCCAGGGCTCACCCACACAGAAGGTGTCCATCGTGCCGGTCTGCATGTTCGCCACCATCTGCGGCGGCGGAATCACCACCAGGTCGGCAGCTGTGTTGGGATCAATGCCATTGGCCGCCAGCCAGTAGCGCATCCAGAGGTCATGGGTGCCACCGGGGAAGGTCACCGCCGCCTTGAATTTCTTGCCTTTGGCGCCTGCAGCGGCCACGGCCGCCTCCAGGCCCGCCTTGTTGTCGATCGTGAGCTTTTCGGGCAGGAAAGCCTTGGCCGCGGAGATGCCCTGCCCCTGCAGATTCAGGCGCGCCAGCGTCACCATCGGCAGCGGCTGGTTCGACTTGGTGATTTTGCCGGCCGTGAGCAACAACGGCATCGGCGTGAGGATGTGGGCGCCATCAATGCCGCCGCCCTTGGTGCCGAGTTCCAGGTTGTCGCGGGTGGCGGCCCAGGAGGTCTGCTTGACCACCTTCACCTCAGGCATGCCGTGCTTGGCGAAAAAGCCCTTTTCCTGAGCAATGATCACCGGCGCCGCATCGGTGAGGGCGATGAAGCCGAGCGTGGCGCCCTTCACTTCCACATCCCCGCCGCCGCCGCTGGCGGCCGGCGCTGAGGCACTGTCGGGCTGTTTGCCGCCGCAGGCGCTCAACCAGAGGGCGCCGGCCGTGGTGCCGGCGGCGGTCACGAGGAACTTACGGCGCGAAAGATTCGGCATGGGGCTGGGGTGTCACGAAGGTCTGGATGCGATTCACGCAATCCGGACGGGCCTCATGAACGAAGCGCACCGAGCCGGCAAGGTTGGCGCACAGGCTGACCAACCCGCCTACGTCATCACGGCCAGGGCCCGATTGATGGTGCCGGTTGTTACCGATGGCCAGACTGTGCAGCGTTCAGCCACACGACAGCCCGAATTCCTGTAGC
The Synechococcus sp. MW101C3 DNA segment above includes these coding regions:
- a CDS encoding CmpA/NrtA family ABC transporter substrate-binding protein, with product MPNLSRRKFLVTAAGTTAGALWLSACGGKQPDSASAPAASGGGGDVEVKGATLGFIALTDAAPVIIAQEKGFFAKHGMPEVKVVKQTSWAATRDNLELGTKGGGIDGAHILTPMPLLLTAGKITKSNQPLPMVTLARLNLQGQGISAAKAFLPEKLTIDNKAGLEAAVAAAGAKGKKFKAAVTFPGGTHDLWMRYWLAANGIDPNTAADLVVIPPPQMVANMQTGTMDTFCVGEPWNGRLVNKKLGYTVAQTGELWKLHPEKAFSMRADWVEQNPKATLALLKGVLEAQMWCDDPANLDEMCTILAKDKYIKATVNDIKPRLAGNVDYGDGRVVKDSPYKMRFWADSASFPYKSHEKWFVTEDMRWGYLPASTDIDALVDKVNRADLWKEAAKAIGQEASIPASDSRGKETFFDGVVFDPEDPKAYLDALKIKALA